A stretch of DNA from Paenibacillus albus:
AACGACAACGACAAGTATTTGACAGTAACAGACGGCAAAGTTGATTTTGCTGCGAATAAGCCTGGTTGGAAAGAAGGTCTCGCTTACATGCACAAGCTGTACAGCGAAGGCTTGATCGACAAAGCGGCATTCACACAGAACGACCAAGCGGTTGGCCAACTTGGCCAGCGTGAAGGCGACGAAATCGTCGGTTCGATCACGACAGCGCTTATCAGCTACCTTGTTAAAGCATACGAAGATAAAGACGAGCGTCAGAAGCACTGGGTTATCGTACCTCCGGTTAAAGGACCTGAAGGCGTACAACTAGCTGGTATGTCGCAAGGCATCAGCGAGTTCCCGATGGCCATTACGAACAAAGCAAGCGAAGAGCAGCAAATTGCAGCAATTAAGATCGCGGATTATGCATACAGCGAAGAAGGCGCCCTGTACAGCGAGTACGGCCAAAAAGAAGGTATTGGCTGGAAGAAAGCGGATGCTGGTGAACTGAACATTACAGGACAACCTGCGAAATACAGCTTCTCCAACCTGCAGCCTGCAGACGAGAATGTTGTTCGCAATGACAGCTGGTCGCTGCTTGGACCGAAAGATCTGTCCAAAGAATTCCGTGACCTGTTTGCAACGGCTCAAGATCCGTTGACAGGCGCAGGCTACGAGAAGCGTCTTGCTGACGCAACGGCAGCTTATGCACCATATGCACCGAAGGAAACGTATCCGTCCGGCGCTTACGTGAAACCGGAAGATACAGATACAATTGCGCAGCTGGCGACATCCATCAAGGATTATGTTAACTCCAACATGGCGCAATTCATTATCGGCGATAAGGACATTGAGAAAGACTGGGATGGTTATGTGAAAGGGTTCGACGGTCTGAACCTTCCACAATATATCCAGATCTATCAGTCCGCAATCGAGAAGAAGTAATATAGAATGAGAAATAGCAAGAAGAATAGCAAGAAGTATGCCTTCGGGCATACTTCTTTCTGTCATTATCTTGGGGAATGGAGAGAATGATTATGCGATATAAGGATGCGGCTGGGCCGCCTGCGGAGCGTGTGAAGGATCTACTTGCGAGAATGACGACAGAGGAGAAGATCGGTCAGCTGACGCAGCCTTTCGGTTGGAAAATGTACGAGAAGCAGCAAGGCGGCAACATTGCGCTGAGCGCTGAGTTTCAGGAGCAGGTTCGCAAAGGCGCAATCGGCTCGCTCTATGGTACGCTCCGTGCGGATCCCTGGACGGAAGTGACGCTTGAGAACGGGCTTTCTCCGGCGGAAGGCGCACGAGCGGTCAACGAAATCCAGCGTTTCGCGGTGGAGGAGTCGAGGCTTGGCATTCCGATTCTGTTCGGGGAAGAATGCTCGCACGGCCATATGGCGATTGGCGCGACGGTATTCCCGGTTCCGCTGTTGATTGGCAGCACGTGGAATGTACCGCTTTATGAAGAGATGTGCCGCGCAGTTGCGCTTGAGACGCGCAGCCAAGGCGGCGCGGCGACCTATTCGCCTGTGCTCGACGTCGTTCGCGATCCGCGTTGGGGTCGTACGGAGGAGTGCTTCGGTGAGGACCCTTACCTGATTGGCGAGCTGGCGACGGCTTCCGTTCAAGGACTGCAAGGGGATCGGCTTGACGGGGAAGGCAGCTTGATCGCGACTTTGAAGCATTTTGTAGCATACGGCGCGTCGGAAGGCGGTCGCAATGCCGGTCCTGCACATATCGGCAAGCGGGAGCTGCATGAGGTTGACTTGTACCCGTTCCGCAAAGGCGTAGAAGCTGGAGCGATGTCGATTATGCCGGCTTATAACGAGATCGACGGCGTGCCATGCACCTCGAACGACGAGCTGCTGAATGGCTTGCTGCGCGAGGAGTGGGGCTTCGACGGCTTCATCATTACGGACTGCGGCGCCATCAATATGCTGGCATGGGGCCATGACGTTGCGAAGGATGGCGCCGAGGCGTCGGCGATGTCGCTGAAAGCGGGCATTGATATGGAGATGTCCGGGGCGATGTTCGGCGTTCATCTGCAGGAGGCGCTTGAGCAAGGCTTGATTACAGAAGCGGACCTAGATCGAGCGGCTGGCCGCGTGCTGGAAGCGAAATTCAAGCTTGGCTTGTTCGATCGTCCTTATGTGGACCCAGCGGCAGCGGAGCGTATTATCGGCAGCAAGGAGCACCGTGAATTGGCGCGGGAGATTGCGCGTCAAGGTATCGTGCTGCTCAAGAATGAAGCAAGCGCACTTCCGCTATCGAAAGCGGGAGCTGGCAAGATTGCGGTCATCGGTCCGAATGCGGACAATAGCTACAATCAGCTTGGCGATTACACATCTCCGCAGCCGCGGGAGAACATTGTTACGCTGCTTGGCGGTATTCGTGAGGCGCTTGGCGATGACGCAGCCGATCGTGTGCTGTATGCGCCGGGCTGCCGCATCCAAGGCGACTCCCGTGAAGGCTTCGCTTCAGCGCTCGCTGCCGCAGAGCAAGCGGATGTGGTCGTGCTTGCGCTTGGCGGGTCCAGCGCGCGTGACTTTGGCGAAGGTACGATCGATTTGCGCACAGGCGCTTCGGTTGTGTCGGGACTTGCGCAGAGCGAGATGGAGTGCGGAGAAGGTATTGACCGCACGGGCCTTCATCTGATGGGCGTACAGCTGGAGCTGGCGCAAGCCATTCATAAGCTCGGCAAGCGGCTTATCGTGGTATACATTAACGGCCGCCCAATTGTGGAGCCGTGGATTGACGAGCATGCCGATGCCATTGTAGAAGCTTGGTATCCGGGACAAGAGGGCGGCGCAGCGCTTGCTGACATTCTGTTCGGCGATGTGAATCCGTCCGGCAGACTGACGATCTCCGTACCGAAGCACGTTGGTCAGCTTCCGGTGTACTACTACGGCAAGCGCAGCCGGGGCAAGCGTTACCTGGAGATGGACGTGAAGCCGCGCTATCCGTTCGGCTATGGACTAAGCTATACAACATTCGAGTACAGTGATGTGACGCTGTCTTCGGAACAGATCTCGGCGGACGGCGAGACTGTCGCGACGGTGAAAGTGACGAATACAGGCACGGCAGCAGGTACGGAGACTGTTCAGCTGTATGTTGGCGATAAAGTCAGCTCAATCACGCGTCCGGCGAAGGAGCTGAAGGGCTTTGCTCGCGTGGCGCTTGAACCGGGGGAGACACGTGAGGTTAGCTTCACGATTGGCAGAGAACATCTGCAAATGTTGGATCGGAATTTGCTGCCGGTTGTAGAACCGGGAGAATTCGAAATCATGGTTGGACGGCATGTTGAAGACGTAATAGGCGCGACGCTTGTCGTCAGCGCAGAAGAGGTGTAAGGAATGTATCGTATTCATCGTTTTGTTCGGAATTTAACTGAGCGTCAGTGGGCGGAGCAGGTGCCGCTTCGGGATTGGAACATGCGCAAGGTGAACTATATCCTGCCAGGGCAGTATGAGCCGATTGAGGGCAGCGAAGAGACAAGCTTGCTGAGCGATATGAAGCTTGACGGCAAGCATGGCATTACTTATTTTCTGACGAAGAAAATTACGATTCCTGCCGAGTGGGAGCACGGAACTGCCGGTTTAACGGTTAGCGGCGGCGGAGAAGGGCTGCTTCGCGTGAACGGCGATTCCTATCAGGGGCTGGATCGCAATCATAATTTTGTACCGCTGTATTTGGACGGGGTTGGCCATACGCCTTTGCTTGAGATTGAGCTGTACGATCCGATTCCTGAGCCGTTCGATCCTCTGAACAATCAGGAGACGAAGGCGCAGCCTATCACGCAGTATGACATTACGCTTGTTCGCGTGAACAAGCCGGTGCAGAGCTTGCTGCGCAGTGTGCAGGCCGTATACGAAACGATGCGGCTGCTGCCGGAATCGGACTCGGATGCTGCCCGCCAGCAGATGCTGGACCTGTTGTATGTAACGATGCGGGAAGCGGAAGCGTTGACGGAAGCACAGTGGCAATCCGGCGAGCGGATCGCGGAGATCGAGCAGTCGCTTGCCGCGCGCGTGCGTGAACAGTTCCCTGCGGGCCCGCTGCAAGGGAAAATGCATATGGTCGGCCAATCGCATATTGATATTGCGTGGCTGTGGCCTGTCCGCGAGACGGTTCGCAAGGCAAGCCGCACGTTCTCGACGATGACGTCGCTGATGGAGGAGTACCCGGACTTCGTTTACTCGCAAAGCCAGCCGCTTCTGTATGCTTTTGTGAAGGAACAGGACCCGGCCCTCTATGCCAAAATCAAACGGGCTATCGCAGAGGACCGCTGGGAGCTTGTCGGCGGCATGTGGATCGAGCCGGATCTCAACATCCCGAGCGGGGAATCACTTGTCCGTCAGCTGCTGCACGGTCAGCTCTTCTATGACGAGGAGTTCGGCAAACGCGCAACCATTGAATGGCTGCCGGATACGTTCGGTTACAGCGCATCGCTGCCGCAAATACTCAAGCTGGCAGGGATCGACTATTTCATGACAACGAAGCTCAATTGGAACGACACGAACAAGTTCCCGCATGAGCTGTTCCGCTGGGTCGGCATCGACGGAACTCCGATTATCTCGTACTTGAACCACGGCGTTAATGAACATACGCGGCCGAAAGACGTGAAGGAACACTGGGAAGCTTACCGACAGAAGGATAAGCTGGACGAGCTGATGCTCCTTTACGGACATGGCGACGGTGGCGGCGGTGTTACGCGCGAGATGGTTGAATTCGTGCATCGCACGGAGCTTATGCCGGGCCTTCCGGTAAGCCGCTTCAGTACGGCTGGCGCGTTCTTCGAGTCCGTCTCGAAGGTAGAGGATACGCTGCCGGAATGGCATGGCGACCTCTATCTGGAGCTGCACCGCGGGACGCTTACGACGCACGGGCGGAACAAGCGGTATAACCGCAAAGCTGAGGTGTTGTACCGTAACGCGGAGGTTTGGGGCGCGTTCGCAAGGCTGTATGCCGGAGCATCCGGGGATGCGGCTCTGAAGGCGCTGAACAAGGGCTGGAAGCTAATCATGCTGAACCAATTCCACGACATCATTCCGGGAACGGCGATTACGGAATCGTATGTGACTTCTGCTGCTGAGTACGAAGAAGTCTTCGCGCTCGGTAATCAGGAGCTGGACGCTGCGCTGCGCGCGATTGCGGGCCAGGTTTCGGCATCTGCTTCGGCGTCTGATTCCGGCGAGGGCACGCCGTATGTGGTGTTCAACAGCCTTGGCTGGGAGCGGGATGAGACGGTTCTGATCGAGGGCGGTCTGGAGCTGGCAGGCATGAGCGCATTCGATGAAGCGGGCAATCTGCTGAAGTCGGATTGGATCGCAGGTGCCGATGGCATCAAGCCGGCCTTGGCGGTTGCCGTGAAGGGTATTCCGGCCTTCGGCTATAAGACAGTCTGGCTGAAGGAAGCAGCGCGTGCTGGCAATGGCGGTCAAGTATCGTCGGATCTGTCCGTGTGGGAGACTCCGCATTACAAGCTGGAATTCAATGAACGCGGCGAAATCACTCGTTTGTTCGATAAAGCGGCGGAGCGTGAGGTTCTGCAAGAAGGCGCGAAGGCGAATGAGCTTCAATTCTTCCATGATAGACCGCTGTACTGGGATGCATGGGATATCGATGCGAAGTACGAGCAGCACCGCGCGGGAGAAGCTGAGCTTCTGGAGCGGAAGGTGGTTGTCTCCGGCGATGCGCTTGATATGATTCGCTTCGAGTGGCGCTTGAACGAATCGCACATCACGCAGGATCTGATTCTGTATCACAATGAGAAGCGGATCGACTTCAAGACACGCGTACAGTGGAATGAAAGCCATAAGCTCTTGAAAGTTGCTTTCCCTGTTGATGTGTTGGCGACAAAGGCAACTTATGAAATTCCGTTCGGCGCTCTGGAGCGTCCGACGCATCGCAATACGAGCTGGGAGCAGGCGCAGTATGAAGTGTGCAGCCATCGCTGGGCTGACGTATCAGAAGGCGGCTACGGCGTCAGCTTGCTTAACGATTGCAAGTACGGCTACGACATTAAGGACAGCGTGCTGCGCCTGTCGCTGCTGCGTGCGCCGAAATGGCCGGATGCGACCGCTGACCAAGGCGAGCACGAATTCACTTACTCGCTCTTGCCGCATGAGGGAGACTGGCGCTCGGCGGATGTCGTTCGCAGGGCAGCCGAGCTGAACAGCCCGGCAATTGCAGTTGCAGGCGTTAGCGCAGGCGATACGAGCGAGAAGGCTTTGCCAGCGGCCCAAGCAATGCTGCAGCTGGACAGCCGTTCGGTCATTCTCGATACCGTGAAGCAAGAGGAGCGCGGTGCGGGTACGATTATGCGTTTCTACGAGTCGACGGGCAGCCGCGACCGGATTACGCTTCGTTTGCCGGCAACGGCAACACAGGCGAGCATCGTCAACCTGCTCGAGGAAGAGCTCGAGCCGTGCGCCATCGGCGCGGATGGAACGATTACGTTGTCGTTCAAGCCGTTTGAGATTAAGTCGATTAGAGTGGAATAGCTGTATACAAAGAACCTCCAGCACCGCGAGTGATTCGCGGCTGCTGGAGGTTCTTTTTGCATAAGGCGCTGCCACCGTTTCAGGCTAACGAACCGTATAGCGCTTATTCATCCTATTTCGGCTGGTTGAAACGGCTAACGAACAGAGGGCACGCTATTGCCTCGATTTTGCCTCTAAGATGGCTCAAATGTGAGGAATAATGACACCTGAATTCGTTAGGGAAAGCATCAGAGGGGTTCCCCCGGCAATGCTCGCGGCTCGGAACTGGAACAGTCCATGGCGCGTAGCCGAGCTCCGACGCCTAACGCCGCCGAATCTCAAAAAACTCGCAGGCCGTGCGGTCGTGATACGCCACGTCGCTGACGCTGGATTGGCTGACGACAGTGCTGTCGTCGAAGCGGATAATGACGCCGCCTGAATCGACGATATGATCGTCTTTGTAGACGCGAAGCCGGAACTGGCGCTCCATCGCCTCGGTGAAATCTTCATCCGTCACTAAACGGCGGTACAAGGCCATAATCGCCTTTCCTCCTTCATCGTTTATAGATTACGCTCGAAGTGGTACTCCATCTCGCCAGCCATCGCTGCCGGCGCATCGCCTGTCACGCGAAAATCATGCGTATACAGCTGCTCGAAATCGCCGAAATCGACCTGCTTATAAAATTCGAAGCAAGGGAAGCCGTCGTGGCTGCCTCGCACATCAACCTTACCATCTTCACCGTGCACAGTAACGTGCAGCTCGTAATCCACCGTCGGTGCATCCGCGCGAAGCGGGTTGGCCGCGCTTGCCTTCATGACGAATGAACAGGACATGGCTCCCCAAGTCTCGCCTTCAACCGTAACGCCGTCAGTCGGTGCTTTGCCTTGCTTCATCTCCGACACACCGCCAGGCATCGTCTGCCGTAATGTCGTATAGCCTGTATTCGCGAACGTGAACAGCTTCCGCTTCACGAAGTCGACGACGACCTCCTGCTCGACGCGGGACCGTCCCGAATTGACCGTCGCCGGCGAAAATTCACGTGCATCCCCTGCATATTCATATATGATGCCGGTTGCCGGATCCGTTATGGCCGGAAGCCATTGCAGCCCTCCGATAAATACGCTGCCGCGGATTTTTACAATCGTAGCCATCTGTTTAACTCCGCCTCTCTCCACTACATGCTCCGCTTATTCTAACATAGAACAGCTGCTCACATAAATTCCCGAGCATGGTGAAATCCTACTTATTAAGGCAAACCCAAGCATGAAAGTAGGGAATTAATCATG
This window harbors:
- a CDS encoding type 2 periplasmic-binding domain-containing protein, whose product is MKKSILVSLMLILISSIVLSACGSSNDNSSTNTDKSSNAGASNGKGEASAEPVNLGFFAPQGKAPLEDNDYTKLIEQKFNVKIKWDLAPTDALVDRRQLLLASGDYPEVFLEGKFTTSDLTTYGKQGVLIPLNDLIDKYAPNIKAMMEKKPYMKEAMTAPDGNIYGIPRLNECYHCTFSQKYWMNKAWLDKLGLKVPTTTDELYTVLKAFKTQDPNGNGKADEIPLTGAPNKNVWNGNIDSYIMNSFIYNDNDKYLTVTDGKVDFAANKPGWKEGLAYMHKLYSEGLIDKAAFTQNDQAVGQLGQREGDEIVGSITTALISYLVKAYEDKDERQKHWVIVPPVKGPEGVQLAGMSQGISEFPMAITNKASEEQQIAAIKIADYAYSEEGALYSEYGQKEGIGWKKADAGELNITGQPAKYSFSNLQPADENVVRNDSWSLLGPKDLSKEFRDLFATAQDPLTGAGYEKRLADATAAYAPYAPKETYPSGAYVKPEDTDTIAQLATSIKDYVNSNMAQFIIGDKDIEKDWDGYVKGFDGLNLPQYIQIYQSAIEKK
- a CDS encoding glycoside hydrolase family 3 N-terminal domain-containing protein produces the protein MRYKDAAGPPAERVKDLLARMTTEEKIGQLTQPFGWKMYEKQQGGNIALSAEFQEQVRKGAIGSLYGTLRADPWTEVTLENGLSPAEGARAVNEIQRFAVEESRLGIPILFGEECSHGHMAIGATVFPVPLLIGSTWNVPLYEEMCRAVALETRSQGGAATYSPVLDVVRDPRWGRTEECFGEDPYLIGELATASVQGLQGDRLDGEGSLIATLKHFVAYGASEGGRNAGPAHIGKRELHEVDLYPFRKGVEAGAMSIMPAYNEIDGVPCTSNDELLNGLLREEWGFDGFIITDCGAINMLAWGHDVAKDGAEASAMSLKAGIDMEMSGAMFGVHLQEALEQGLITEADLDRAAGRVLEAKFKLGLFDRPYVDPAAAERIIGSKEHRELAREIARQGIVLLKNEASALPLSKAGAGKIAVIGPNADNSYNQLGDYTSPQPRENIVTLLGGIREALGDDAADRVLYAPGCRIQGDSREGFASALAAAEQADVVVLALGGSSARDFGEGTIDLRTGASVVSGLAQSEMECGEGIDRTGLHLMGVQLELAQAIHKLGKRLIVVYINGRPIVEPWIDEHADAIVEAWYPGQEGGAALADILFGDVNPSGRLTISVPKHVGQLPVYYYGKRSRGKRYLEMDVKPRYPFGYGLSYTTFEYSDVTLSSEQISADGETVATVKVTNTGTAAGTETVQLYVGDKVSSITRPAKELKGFARVALEPGETREVSFTIGREHLQMLDRNLLPVVEPGEFEIMVGRHVEDVIGATLVVSAEEV
- a CDS encoding alpha-mannosidase, which codes for MYRIHRFVRNLTERQWAEQVPLRDWNMRKVNYILPGQYEPIEGSEETSLLSDMKLDGKHGITYFLTKKITIPAEWEHGTAGLTVSGGGEGLLRVNGDSYQGLDRNHNFVPLYLDGVGHTPLLEIELYDPIPEPFDPLNNQETKAQPITQYDITLVRVNKPVQSLLRSVQAVYETMRLLPESDSDAARQQMLDLLYVTMREAEALTEAQWQSGERIAEIEQSLAARVREQFPAGPLQGKMHMVGQSHIDIAWLWPVRETVRKASRTFSTMTSLMEEYPDFVYSQSQPLLYAFVKEQDPALYAKIKRAIAEDRWELVGGMWIEPDLNIPSGESLVRQLLHGQLFYDEEFGKRATIEWLPDTFGYSASLPQILKLAGIDYFMTTKLNWNDTNKFPHELFRWVGIDGTPIISYLNHGVNEHTRPKDVKEHWEAYRQKDKLDELMLLYGHGDGGGGVTREMVEFVHRTELMPGLPVSRFSTAGAFFESVSKVEDTLPEWHGDLYLELHRGTLTTHGRNKRYNRKAEVLYRNAEVWGAFARLYAGASGDAALKALNKGWKLIMLNQFHDIIPGTAITESYVTSAAEYEEVFALGNQELDAALRAIAGQVSASASASDSGEGTPYVVFNSLGWERDETVLIEGGLELAGMSAFDEAGNLLKSDWIAGADGIKPALAVAVKGIPAFGYKTVWLKEAARAGNGGQVSSDLSVWETPHYKLEFNERGEITRLFDKAAEREVLQEGAKANELQFFHDRPLYWDAWDIDAKYEQHRAGEAELLERKVVVSGDALDMIRFEWRLNESHITQDLILYHNEKRIDFKTRVQWNESHKLLKVAFPVDVLATKATYEIPFGALERPTHRNTSWEQAQYEVCSHRWADVSEGGYGVSLLNDCKYGYDIKDSVLRLSLLRAPKWPDATADQGEHEFTYSLLPHEGDWRSADVVRRAAELNSPAIAVAGVSAGDTSEKALPAAQAMLQLDSRSVILDTVKQEERGAGTIMRFYESTGSRDRITLRLPATATQASIVNLLEEELEPCAIGADGTITLSFKPFEIKSIRVE
- a CDS encoding DUF3238 domain-containing protein, whose amino-acid sequence is MATIVKIRGSVFIGGLQWLPAITDPATGIIYEYAGDAREFSPATVNSGRSRVEQEVVVDFVKRKLFTFANTGYTTLRQTMPGGVSEMKQGKAPTDGVTVEGETWGAMSCSFVMKASAANPLRADAPTVDYELHVTVHGEDGKVDVRGSHDGFPCFEFYKQVDFGDFEQLYTHDFRVTGDAPAAMAGEMEYHFERNL